One Methylobacterium oryzae DNA window includes the following coding sequences:
- a CDS encoding MucR family transcriptional regulator, which translates to MDDITSTSALDQSNLIELTADIVSAYVSKNSVPTSEMPALLSAIHGALNGLNNPAAPAEAKVDRATPSQIRKSISNDALISFEDGKSYKTLKRHLKGVGLTPNEYRAKWGLPVDYPMTAPGYSEMRSALAKNTGLGNLRRNAAPKAAVTDEKVAEAPKARGRKKAAEPAVAPAEKPVRARKAKKAAVAAE; encoded by the coding sequence ATGGACGACATTACATCAACATCGGCTCTGGATCAGAGCAACCTAATCGAGCTCACGGCCGATATCGTGTCCGCTTACGTCTCGAAAAACTCTGTGCCTACGTCCGAAATGCCGGCGCTTCTGTCCGCGATCCACGGCGCGCTCAACGGCTTGAACAACCCCGCCGCTCCGGCCGAGGCTAAGGTCGACCGCGCCACTCCGAGCCAGATCCGGAAGTCGATCAGCAACGACGCGCTGATCAGCTTCGAGGATGGAAAGTCGTACAAGACTCTGAAGCGGCACCTCAAAGGAGTGGGCCTTACCCCGAACGAATATCGGGCGAAGTGGGGCCTTCCGGTCGACTACCCCATGACCGCCCCGGGCTACTCCGAGATGCGCTCGGCCCTGGCGAAGAACACCGGCCTCGGAAACCTGCGCAGGAACGCAGCCCCGAAGGCTGCCGTCACCGACGAGAAAGTTGCGGAGGCGCCCAAGGCCCGGGGACGGAAGAAGGCGGCCGAGCCTGCGGTCGCGCCGGCCGAGAAGCCTGTCCGCGCTCGCAAGGCGAAGAAGGCTGCTGTCGCCGCGGAGTGA
- a CDS encoding transporter substrate-binding domain-containing protein has product MLRVGLVEAPSAGLIFVSRVADGALDGVTADLSADLARQVGLPLAVTLFPNSGAAAAALEAAAIDVSFMPVDVARRQVIDFGPGYYDLESTYLVSVGSGITDVAQVDRPGLRVVAIDGTTTFRASARTLTRTQPLPVPSVAEAVARMRAGQADAIALSRDTLRPVVLQVPGSRIVAGGFQQTQVAVAVPKGRPAALACVTAWLDEAKRTGIVRQIFDARGFRDDAVAH; this is encoded by the coding sequence ATGCTCCGAGTCGGTCTCGTTGAGGCGCCGTCCGCTGGCCTAATCTTCGTCAGCCGTGTCGCCGACGGAGCGCTCGACGGCGTGACAGCCGATCTGAGCGCGGATCTCGCCCGGCAGGTCGGCCTGCCGCTGGCCGTCACGCTGTTCCCGAACTCGGGCGCCGCGGCCGCCGCCCTCGAGGCCGCGGCGATCGATGTCAGCTTCATGCCGGTCGACGTGGCCCGGCGGCAGGTGATCGATTTCGGGCCGGGCTACTACGACCTGGAGAGCACCTATCTGGTCAGCGTCGGGTCGGGCATCACCGACGTGGCGCAGGTGGATCGGCCGGGTCTCCGGGTCGTGGCGATCGACGGCACGACGACGTTCCGCGCCTCCGCCCGCACGCTGACCCGGACGCAACCCCTCCCCGTCCCGTCCGTGGCCGAGGCGGTCGCGCGCATGCGCGCCGGGCAGGCGGACGCCATTGCCCTCTCGCGCGACACGCTGCGGCCGGTGGTCCTGCAGGTTCCAGGTTCCCGGATCGTCGCGGGCGGCTTCCAGCAGACGCAGGTCGCCGTCGCCGTGCCTAAGGGGCGCCCCGCCGCCCTCGCCTGCGTTACGGCGTGGCTGGACGAGGCGAAGCGCACCGGTATCGTCCGGCAGATCTTCGACGCCCGCGGCTTCCGCGACGACGCGGTCGCGCATTAA
- a CDS encoding SH3 domain-containing protein → MRRLLLAGLFAAVTGASGAYAQPTLSVIDTAPNDVLNVREFPTSDARIVGVIPPDGRGIVPTGERNGNWVVVRYRRVEGWVSRRFVYLGAPPVRRGGSLDPDVSE, encoded by the coding sequence ATGAGGCGCCTACTCCTCGCCGGCCTCTTCGCAGCCGTCACCGGAGCGAGCGGTGCATATGCGCAGCCGACGCTGAGCGTTATCGACACCGCGCCGAACGACGTGCTGAACGTCCGCGAGTTTCCAACCTCGGACGCGCGGATCGTAGGCGTGATTCCACCCGACGGGCGCGGCATCGTCCCGACTGGCGAGCGCAATGGCAACTGGGTGGTCGTCCGTTACCGGAGGGTCGAGGGCTGGGTTTCGCGGCGGTTCGTGTATCTCGGGGCGCCGCCGGTCCGGCGAGGCGGGAGCCTGGATCCGGACGTCAGCGAATAG
- a CDS encoding tetratricopeptide repeat protein, with product MSTDGAVTSEGLAMSRGEPLREPKALVGPILNMATAHHAAGRLHEADQHYRRCLDLDPGHAAAHYNLGLIATLLSDHARAVLHHTAALRSAPEQASRWVALIGALLACDRVTDARSILDHFLVHGFSPQIVSEHCQPLVKVLGANARLAFAAGRLEDAECLLELLISIDKDNGDAVHLAGLTALRTGRAQHAIDLITIAIYRDSGNATYFADLGLAFQAIGNLVAAGSAFEKALELDPALDDTRANLAIVYQDTERQQDAADCWRDLIARVPGSAEFHNNLGAVLHRLGRTEEAIANLEKALEINPAAAFALCNLAHAQLFAEHSSVESFSEKAKTYGRCHADALLRIRPFANDRNLDRRLRIGFVSADFRDHPVVRFLEPFLHYADRERFDLLAYSNTSREDAVTETLKARFDSWRRIDVLDDEAVANLIEADRTDILIDLAGHSGGNRLMVFARKPAPVQVTWIGLPVTTGLAAIDYRLTDAVYDPIGETEHLHSEVLWRMPGTGTCYRPFLPAPDVAETAPVTRNRHVTFGCFNRFEKMTDAAIKAWAAILAAVPNARLKLIVTDIDDPRTRGPVEARLATCGLPLDRVDFAPRNAANRYAMHGSVDIALDAFPFNGNVTTFDTLYMGVPVVTLAGPQTISRVGAAILGILGLPDLIARDVDSYVAIACRLASDPDELLKLRSGLRERLVASPHMDHAGHAREVGLALSEMWRLWCAETAPSAVASPASR from the coding sequence ATGTCGACCGATGGTGCCGTGACGTCGGAAGGACTTGCGATGAGCCGGGGCGAGCCCCTGCGGGAGCCGAAGGCTTTGGTGGGACCCATTCTCAATATGGCCACCGCCCATCATGCCGCCGGGCGCCTGCACGAAGCCGATCAGCATTACAGACGATGCCTTGATCTCGATCCGGGACACGCAGCGGCGCATTACAATCTTGGCCTCATCGCCACGCTCTTGAGCGATCATGCCCGTGCGGTCCTTCATCACACCGCGGCGCTTCGCTCGGCACCTGAGCAGGCCTCTCGCTGGGTGGCACTAATCGGGGCGCTCCTCGCCTGCGACCGGGTGACAGACGCCCGTAGCATCCTCGATCACTTTCTGGTGCACGGCTTCTCACCCCAGATCGTGTCCGAGCACTGCCAGCCGCTGGTTAAGGTGCTCGGCGCGAACGCTCGCCTCGCCTTCGCCGCTGGGCGGCTCGAGGACGCCGAATGCCTCCTCGAACTCTTAATCTCTATCGACAAAGATAATGGTGACGCGGTGCATCTTGCCGGGCTCACCGCCTTGCGCACCGGGCGTGCACAGCACGCCATCGATTTGATCACCATCGCGATCTACCGCGACAGCGGCAACGCCACGTACTTCGCCGATCTCGGTCTCGCCTTCCAGGCAATCGGCAACCTGGTCGCTGCTGGCTCGGCCTTCGAGAAGGCGCTCGAACTCGACCCTGCCTTGGATGACACCCGCGCCAATCTCGCCATCGTGTATCAGGACACTGAACGCCAGCAGGACGCCGCTGACTGTTGGCGCGATCTGATCGCTCGGGTTCCCGGCTCGGCCGAGTTTCACAACAATCTCGGCGCGGTGCTACACCGCCTTGGGCGCACCGAAGAGGCGATCGCCAATTTGGAGAAGGCGCTAGAAATCAATCCCGCCGCCGCTTTCGCGCTTTGCAACCTTGCACATGCGCAGCTCTTTGCCGAGCATAGTTCGGTGGAAAGCTTCTCGGAGAAGGCTAAGACCTACGGCCGCTGCCATGCTGACGCACTGCTGCGCATCCGGCCCTTCGCCAATGATCGCAATCTGGATCGGCGCCTGCGCATTGGCTTCGTCTCGGCGGATTTTCGCGATCACCCGGTGGTGCGGTTCCTCGAACCCTTCCTCCACTATGCCGATCGGGAACGCTTTGACCTCCTCGCTTATAGCAACACCAGTCGCGAAGACGCGGTGACGGAGACGCTGAAGGCCCGTTTCGACTCTTGGCGCCGAATCGATGTTCTCGACGACGAGGCCGTGGCGAACCTCATCGAGGCCGATCGCACCGACATCCTCATAGACCTAGCCGGCCATAGCGGCGGCAACCGCTTAATGGTTTTCGCGCGCAAGCCTGCGCCAGTTCAGGTGACTTGGATCGGACTGCCAGTCACCACGGGGCTGGCCGCCATAGACTACCGCCTTACCGACGCTGTCTATGATCCGATCGGCGAGACCGAGCACCTGCATTCCGAGGTTCTCTGGCGGATGCCTGGCACTGGCACCTGCTACCGGCCGTTCCTGCCGGCGCCGGATGTCGCCGAGACAGCGCCCGTCACAAGAAACCGGCACGTCACCTTCGGCTGCTTCAACCGCTTCGAGAAGATGACCGACGCCGCAATCAAGGCCTGGGCCGCGATCCTAGCAGCGGTGCCCAACGCCCGGCTGAAGCTGATCGTAACCGATATCGACGATCCAAGGACGCGCGGGCCAGTGGAAGCACGTCTCGCGACCTGCGGCCTGCCACTCGACCGCGTCGACTTCGCGCCCCGCAATGCTGCCAATCGCTATGCGATGCACGGCAGTGTCGACATCGCGCTGGATGCGTTCCCCTTCAACGGCAACGTCACGACATTCGACACTCTTTACATGGGCGTCCCTGTAGTGACGCTTGCCGGACCCCAGACAATCTCGCGGGTGGGCGCCGCCATTCTCGGGATCCTAGGGCTGCCGGATCTCATCGCCCGCGATGTCGACAGCTATGTCGCCATCGCCTGCCGTCTCGCCAGCGATCCGGACGAACTTCTCAAATTGCGCAGCGGCCTGCGCGAGCGCTTGGTCGCCAGCCCCCACATGGATCACGCCGGCCATGCCAGGGAGGTTGGTCTGGCCCTTAGCGAGATGTGGCGGCTTTGGTGCGCCGAGACAGCGCCCAGCGCGGTGGCCTCTCCCGCCTCACGATGA
- the cysC gene encoding adenylyl-sulfate kinase: protein MNRSRGPTSDRNLTWQHLQPREQRWKALGQRPVIAWLTGLSGAGKSTIANVVDQALTASGRATMVLDGDNLRHGLNSDLGFTDRDRAENVRRVAETAKLVADAGLVTIVSLISPFSAERKAARAIAGDVAFIEVFIDTPLPICEERDPKGLYFRARAGTIPNFTGITAPYEEPTKPDLTLATVGQSIADTARPLIDMLLQLSAVSEQPLYDQILPKNPELMRNI from the coding sequence ATGAACCGATCACGAGGCCCAACGTCGGATCGGAACCTGACTTGGCAGCACCTGCAGCCACGGGAGCAACGATGGAAGGCTCTTGGTCAGCGACCAGTCATTGCTTGGCTTACTGGCCTTTCAGGCGCAGGGAAATCAACGATCGCAAACGTCGTGGATCAAGCCCTGACCGCTTCAGGACGCGCAACAATGGTGCTGGACGGCGATAATCTACGTCATGGATTGAATAGTGACTTGGGATTTACCGACCGCGACAGAGCTGAGAACGTCCGCCGTGTGGCCGAAACAGCAAAACTGGTAGCTGATGCTGGTCTTGTAACAATTGTCTCGCTTATATCCCCCTTCTCAGCGGAACGGAAGGCCGCAAGGGCTATCGCTGGAGACGTCGCATTTATTGAAGTTTTTATAGATACGCCTCTACCAATTTGTGAGGAACGAGATCCAAAGGGATTATATTTTCGAGCGCGCGCCGGCACAATCCCGAATTTTACCGGCATCACAGCGCCCTATGAAGAGCCGACGAAGCCTGACTTAACGCTCGCCACCGTGGGTCAGTCCATTGCCGATACAGCACGGCCATTAATCGACATGCTCTTACAGCTGAGCGCAGTATCAGAACAGCCACTTTATGATCAAATTTTGCCTAAAAATCCGGAGCTAATGCGCAATATCTAA
- a CDS encoding DUF6522 family protein — translation MRHTLGQQGDWVVDPCELAPRLGVDADYLKRMERQGHVDARIKIDDDSGTGQTRVTVRLLNRGWRGTFHGGGPLIYEEMW, via the coding sequence ATGAGGCACACCCTCGGCCAGCAAGGCGACTGGGTCGTCGATCCGTGTGAGTTGGCCCCACGCCTCGGTGTGGATGCCGATTACCTGAAGCGCATGGAGCGGCAGGGACACGTCGATGCCCGGATCAAGATCGACGATGACAGCGGCACGGGCCAGACACGTGTGACCGTCCGCCTGCTGAACCGAGGCTGGAGAGGCACCTTCCATGGAGGCGGCCCCCTCATTTACGAAGAGATGTGGTAA
- a CDS encoding GCG_CRPN prefix-to-repeats domain-containing protein yields MLKSLAAAALLAVGIAAPASALPVAGSPLPAAQDGLIQHVYGGCGPYGHRGPYGGCRAGGQWGGYVGRACPRGFHLGRGGRRCWPNRYW; encoded by the coding sequence ATGCTCAAGTCCCTCGCCGCCGCGGCACTGCTCGCCGTCGGCATCGCCGCGCCGGCCTCGGCGCTGCCCGTCGCGGGTTCTCCGCTCCCCGCCGCGCAGGACGGGCTGATCCAGCACGTCTACGGCGGCTGCGGGCCCTATGGCCATCGCGGCCCTTATGGCGGGTGCCGCGCCGGCGGCCAGTGGGGCGGCTATGTCGGTCGGGCCTGTCCGCGCGGCTTCCACCTCGGTCGCGGCGGGCGGCGCTGCTGGCCGAACCGGTACTGGTAG
- a CDS encoding outer membrane protein has product MTKLLASLTAFTALTAAASAADLPRRAAPPPVFTPVPVFTWTGFYIGVNAGYGFDANSRNTTSYALPGGSLINSPGTAGVVSVNNRNNNDGFSGGAQIGYNYQFTPGSGVVIGFEADAQYVDFARRANATQNYSFLGFPGVAFSNPPAFVATSGNGLDYFGTVRGRLGYAFDRTLVYGTGGFAYGSGQDDQNFSGNRFRDSFRTGWAAGGGVEYALPTDSFLNFFRSSAVTLKVEGLYVSLDRQKNSAGGVFYGNLLPPNGTAYLNGAAAKTEFAVVRAGLNYKFGSY; this is encoded by the coding sequence ATGACCAAGCTCCTCGCCTCCCTGACCGCCTTCACTGCGCTGACCGCCGCGGCGTCCGCCGCCGACCTTCCGCGCCGCGCCGCGCCGCCGCCGGTGTTCACGCCGGTGCCGGTGTTCACCTGGACCGGCTTCTACATCGGTGTGAACGCCGGCTACGGCTTCGACGCCAACAGCCGCAACACCACCAGCTACGCCCTGCCCGGCGGCTCGCTGATCAACTCCCCCGGCACCGCCGGCGTCGTCAGCGTCAACAACCGCAACAACAACGACGGCTTCTCGGGCGGCGCCCAGATCGGTTACAACTATCAGTTCACCCCGGGCTCCGGCGTCGTGATCGGCTTCGAGGCCGACGCCCAGTACGTCGACTTCGCCCGTCGCGCCAACGCCACCCAGAACTACAGCTTCCTCGGCTTCCCCGGCGTCGCCTTCTCCAACCCGCCGGCCTTCGTCGCCACCAGCGGCAACGGCCTGGACTACTTCGGCACCGTGCGCGGCCGCCTCGGCTACGCCTTCGACCGCACCCTCGTGTACGGCACCGGCGGCTTCGCCTACGGCTCGGGCCAGGACGACCAGAACTTCTCCGGCAACCGCTTCCGCGACAGCTTCCGCACCGGCTGGGCCGCCGGCGGCGGCGTCGAGTACGCCCTGCCCACCGACTCGTTCCTGAACTTCTTCCGCTCCTCGGCCGTCACGCTGAAGGTCGAAGGCCTCTACGTCAGCCTCGACCGCCAGAAGAACTCGGCCGGCGGCGTGTTCTACGGCAACCTCCTGCCCCCGAACGGCACCGCCTACCTCAACGGCGCCGCCGCCAAGACCGAGTTCGCCGTCGTCCGCGCCGGCCTGAACTACAAGTTCGGCTCCTACTGA
- a CDS encoding polyhydroxyalkanoic acid system family protein, translated as MPKRLTITVPHDLGTAEVRRRIDLHMDWAFRRLEAEKICVEAEDWLGNRRSFSGSGYGQSAHVAIQVADDALEVEALVPWMASLFAPVIESVGRHYVGRLLSDEAA; from the coding sequence ATGCCGAAGCGCCTGACAATCACCGTCCCGCACGACCTCGGGACAGCCGAGGTTCGCCGGCGCATCGACCTGCACATGGACTGGGCTTTCCGCCGCCTGGAGGCGGAGAAGATCTGCGTCGAGGCCGAGGACTGGCTGGGTAATCGCCGCTCCTTCTCGGGTAGCGGCTACGGGCAGTCGGCGCACGTCGCCATCCAGGTGGCGGATGACGCGCTGGAGGTCGAGGCGCTGGTGCCCTGGATGGCCAGCCTGTTCGCGCCCGTCATCGAGTCGGTCGGGCGCCACTACGTCGGGCGCCTCCTGTCCGACGAGGCCGCCTGA